The Pieris brassicae chromosome 7, ilPieBrab1.1, whole genome shotgun sequence genome includes the window GAGGATTTAATAATGTGAGTTGTAGTAAGAGTGTCGGAGATTTTTTTGCCAATTCTTTTCACTCTCTCTACTGAGGAACTAGTAGTAGTAATCTAAATTTGAgcttacttttttttaaatatcgacgtattaaattaaattgatttgaaTGCTTTCATGTAATTTgttcaaaaatcatttatgtatacaaaatttaattttcaatgtgTTTATTACTAACTGATAATGGTACTAATTCTATTGAACCCAAATTAGAGGAATTCAATGAACTGTATAATCCATTGTGAACTGTCGAACAGTACATGTAGTAACAAGAAAACTTAAcgattatctatatatatatatatatatatatattaattcctatttcccttggtcacggcataaCGCGTGAACAGCTGGATCAATtttgctaattatttttttattatgtttgttattgtcaggtttttttttgttcttatgAAAGACAATTGTGCGgaaaatataagaatacttaaccacctttattaagtaatcctgacttttgttacgataaatttctttttcagtgcatagcgcttttacaataCAACCATTTTATGTAACCTTAttgcgtttgacataacattgacaaaatgcgtgctgcaaataaaGCCAAAGAgaatgaatattgtttaaatcaaatgcttcgatcggagttattatattgataaaataattacagtcgctaactGTTGGCATTAATTTTGGAAATCCAtgttttcacatggccagtatATGTCACCGGTTAccgtgtcggaataccaacaataCCATACGCgccataaaaacaaacaaagaatgttgtataccataaagcattagaataTAGTCTTTGTTTCagaaatcttttatttaattataccaattctaaatcaatattcatagttaagacaggacaacgtctgttggGTCcgataatatttctaaaaatacaacattgaaaaaaaaacagattaagctatcaattattttatataaatatttatcaattattatagtCATTGTTGCTACCAACCGTTGAAATTGGATGGCTGTCTGCCATTGAAcaccaaatatatttttttgagttCCCAGCACAAACAGAAAAAAGCATTACTAGGAGAATTATCTACACGTCTACTCTATTACTAATCtaaatcgtaaaataaaattgtgttcTCAGTAAAATACTTTAGAGTAGAATAAAGAAAAGAACAGTTGTACACTTACACATATAAGTGAAAGTATTTGGTCATCGGAAAAATACATGGGTAGAACGCGATGTACATTGCGTGATTAGTCATCACATCGAAGAAAAAAAGGAAGTCGTATCCAGAGCATAGTCATAATTATCCGAACAGCCTAATTACGCTAGgaagtttaaaaatgttagaGATTTGTACGGTACGTACTAACGAAGAGTTTATAGGTACTTACAACAATAATGTATTGCATAATGCATGCAATTTTCTCCATTACAAGCCTAAAAATACTTGAGAAAAGTGAGAGTTAAGCTAGGAGGACAgagttttatatgaaataaccAGAAACCTCTCGTGTAAGAACCTAGTGATGAATAACAAGGGAAACCTTTCGCTCTAGCAAGAGTTATGTGCACGATCGTTCTAAAGGGAATTAAGtgcaatatatatgtatgtactgccatttagaaaattttgcgttctatcttatttatttaaggaaaGCCCAGagttgcaataaaaataatatataagatacAACAAAGATAAATTAAAGCATGCCTCAAAATCGACTTCTTCAATCTATGTAGAATAATCTCCATTTATAAACTCGATAAAGAACAGAGGAAACGTAAGAGAAACGTAAATTATACCGAATTATATTGTACGTGTATAAAAGAGAACGTAACGCAAATCGCCGTGTGTGAATTTTGGGCTTTCATTTCAGttccattttattaataaaaaaattgtgtaactTAACTATTACTATCAAATTTAACTTACATGACCAACCTAATTTGCCAATTTACcggaaaaataatatgaaatattggtatatacaaaatagaaataaaataaatccttGTCAAAgttttactaaatttaattaatattatttttaagctgCTTAAAATCAGTTTAAGTCAACGTGCGTAGAGAAGgcgtaaaacatttttcatgtATAACACGCGAGAATCTTAATCTAGTGGGCGGTTAAAAATGCGTATTTAAAGATTTCAGCGTGTCCTAGTTCTCACTCAAGGTTGCCGCAGAATGTTGCGGCATGCAGTGATCGAAATTGTAACTTATTGGTCACCTAGTTAGACAAAATAAGATGGCACAACCACTAAACATTCAAATTATGAGGATGTctcaacatttttataatatattttaaattactagaaAACATTAGACGTCGAAATggacaaaaatttaatacaatttattaagtttttaaacttatattattgGAGGTGTTTcaaatacgtatatatttttattttacatggTCTATAAActcgtaattaaaattattaatctgtGCATTTTCACATAATATAGAGAAAAGGAACGAATCATTTATGTTTGTAATACTATTTTTAGAATTATGACGAAATTTTGATTTacgtacaaaaatatgtatttaggCAATTGTTAATGTAGTAATTTTTACATTGTAATTAAACTACCGCATTAACCGTTTACTTGGTAACGCGCTTGGTCTGCATCGCCCTCAGATTGGTGGTCTCCGgcaaaaaaaataacgatttTGACTTGGAAGGCAATAAAGGCTAATCATCTAAACACACAgaagacattaaaaaataatattatgcttCATCACCAAATGATAGCAGTAATCCatatatagattaaataaCAATCTTAATCAAAGATTAGACAAAAGAAGAGAAGgaaaatttaagattatagccagacaaccaaaataaataaaagccaaaAGGAAGGCtataaccttatttattttgtcgtTACGTCTTTACATGTCGCTATAAAATTTGCAAAACTAATAAAGATGCATTTTACTCTGAACTAGACCCGATTattgcaattataaaaaaatactttaagcTTACAAatgataatacaatttaatttatttttttaggattGGATTTCCTAAGTATAAATTATGGTTAGGGGGGTCTAATTTAAAGGGATTATAATTTCTGGCAATAATGATTAAGAAAAGAGAACGCTCAAATATCAACAACCTTcggtttattataaaatctttcatGTGTGTTTTGCTgacaacaaattatataaaaaaagtacaggaaatatttaaatttgcttGATTAAGCTAAATGTTATTTCTACattcaatacaatatatatcaGTTATAACATAAGTTACACAGATCTGCTAAGATTTTATGATACTTTTTCTAATAAACATGCATTTAGCTCTTTCACTGAACATGGaatcttttttcttatataaaggTATAGAAAGTTCAAACAAAGGTCACTAGTTACTACTACAAGTTACATTTgtcaatttatacaatatggaattacaaaatcatattttttgtattcccTAAATCAAATAGTTGTGCCTATAGCTACATTATTCAGAATCAATAATGCAGAAATTTCAAACATCATCAAATACTCTTAGACAATTGTCTAACagtaattaagataaataatataagttaattGCTTATGTGACTATAGGATTGGATAACAGccgttttaatataaataaacaataatgctCTGCCAATTAAAAAAGCtattgaaataacaaaattttaccAAGTTTTTGTTAGTATAGTATTTCCAATGTGAAGACCTTATCAATCAGGAAACTATTAATAACTATGTTActgattgtaaaaataaaaatcttttaaaatggaTGGTACAACCATTgtggtattttattaaattagttttaagcagaatatacaaattacattGTTAGGtgtatttaagatttttcaaagttttaactattatattatgtaccaATAACTCATACTAATTTTGATCAACTGCAGATCataaatgcattaaaataacCCATTCCAAGAGTTTTTATACTTAGTGATGTCACAAAAACTTCtagtttaaaatagaaatggTGAAACAAAAGAATTCAAATTTTCTTGGTTCAAATTGTGCGTCTAGCATTACTAATTCTACTGAGATATGGTCAGgcttatttaacatataaaaaaaatattaagaggACTAGGACAATCGAATGGAAACcgatacataataattataaatatctaccTTGATATTTGCAGTCCACCACCCACATGCTTCCTTCTCATTTGATCTCGCAAAAACTTCCACCTCTTGGTTTTCCACAAATTCTGTCTGTTTGCTTGTATCTTTGGGTGGTAAGAAGACTTGCGAAAATGGGAACTTTGATTCTGGCTGCCAGCTGCAACATTGAAACAATGTAAATAGCGGCGAGCGTATTATAACCAAATATTCGAGAAACgctataaaataacattggtAATGATAACTTACTCATTTTCAAAGGCTACGAGAACCTCGTTGTCGAGCACGTCGGTGACAATGGCCTAAAATAAAAgagaattataaaacattgatGCTTCCACACAGATGGTAATCCACAAGaaacaaaatgtttcattGTTCCACCAGGCGAAATATGcctctaatataattttgcgTCATGAGCTCGATGACGATTTCACTATTCCTGTTAATAATCTTGTAGGTAGCACGAATAAAACACATAGAAAATTCACGCCCTGTCAGGCGGACATGGCGTCCATTCCAGCCGCGATCATCTTCCcggacaaaatatttttgtaagtatGTGACTAAAGATGAAAACCATAACCTAAGAAATCTAAATATGATTAACAGAAATTAAATGTACGTCTTTTCACTTAAACTATGGCGTACTTCACGATTTACAAACCTTATAATAAGCACCATTTTCACCGTACACCTCGACCGACAAATCCTCCATTTTGATTTGAAAGCGTATTTGGCGTTTTCAGTACAAGAATGAAGCACCAAATGATTTTATGGACCAATCATATTTTAGAACAACAGCATAGACAAGTTGATTTGTTTTTCTGTTTATTACTGGCAATCTATAAGTAAAACACcgcgaaatttaaaataaagtttatttattaattgtttttatgttaaagCAGCTGAAGTTGTATTAAAATCTGGGAGGCATTGCGTGTGGCAAGGGAATTCACTGTTGTGCCCGAGTGCACAAATAGTTTCGTAAAGacgttgtatttttaaataggcgTGAAAAtttgaacattaaaaaaataagaaaaaattaataacctagaaatgaaaatttcgacaaaaaatatgttttgtgaAGTTACGAGCTTCGTTATTtacttcatattaaaaaagctttaaaatGTCAGTGTTTTAACAGCTTTATGGTAGTATTTAAAGTGgagacttagcgctaagtagATTAGATTTGTTATAACTCTTTAGCACTAATTCCCGTATCCTTCCGTATAAAATTCAATcattttttgacatacggaatTCTGACTTAGCGTTAATTCTGTTTTTTGAATCTAACCCTAAGTCTCATTAAAGTATTaaacgtttataataattattaccatCTTCTTCTTTCACTTTTAGTGCCTTAATGCAGGATTCACTGATTATTCAATGTTTACATTTTGAGTCCATTCCAAATTTTACCGTTATTGTGTGTAATCGGTTATCTTTTTTAGGTATGGTCAAAACAAACCTTCGCCTATCTCAACCAAAATATACGTCATTAGCTTCAGGTTTGTTATTGTcaatttgtaaatctaaaatagTTGCCATCATTAATTAgtttgttttgaaatattactTCTACAAAATCCAGCCTGTGGTATGGTATGGTTTTCTATATAGAGGTTTTACTGACGATAGGGAATTTACccttttttaaacatttttattcattcttatttaaaattacatagttGATCTGTCGTCTGTGTTCGACGAGGACGTATGTTGTGTTCTCGCTACACGGAAGTACGtacaatatacatacttaattatttttattatttacataattttcatatattcttaactaatatttttttatatgacaaCATAACTGTTTGACGAATTGACATATGTCATACatctaaacaaaaaacaatatttcttcGGCGAATGTTATTCCTGTAGTGAGTAGTCGTTATCGCTTTCTtttcatgaaaataaaatatcttaataattaggtttaatttcattttaaatggaaataatCTTGCTTAAACGTTAAAATGgctaaaaaaattttttattacaattacttattatattttaaataaaattaacagaaaGTAAATTATTGCCAACACGATAACGAATCCTACGTTGTCAGTTACTTcgattaatattgataataattggCACCGTTTTTATGCGTGATGCACCATCACACATTCAATCGTTAGAGGAGTCATACaaagaatttgtttatttgtaaaactgtataatatataaccatATAAATATTGCTGTACGCAGATTCACCTATATAGATCTACTTATTGTGTGAATAAGAATATGGGGTCAAGAAAAGAAAAGGTAATATTGGTCACGGGAGGGACTGGTTTAGTCGGACAGGCTATAAAAACTATAGTGGAAGAAGAAAGAAAACTGGGGTCTCAGGACGTTCTAAATGAAACATGGATTTTCTGTGGCTCAAGAAATGTTGATCTtaggtaaattattaatgtattttaccATATACGTCTACGTCtggtatttttttcaatttatttaaccagaaaaaaacttttatgtcAGTTACActcttttaaattaagatttttgtacAAAAGGTATTACAAGTTTAATTACAGAGTTTTAAAAACAGTCTTCATAATAACCTTTCTTTtccacaatatttttaattcattttgttaaaaattaaagtagtaaatcaaattaatgaTAACctgctttattgaagtaataacTGTTTACAGAAAGAAAGATGAAACAGAGGCTTTCTTTGAGAAAGAAAAACCTACACATGTAATCCATTTAGCTGCAATGGTTGGAGGTCTATTTCACAATATGGCTCACAATCTGgatttttttgtaagtttGGGATCTATTGTatgttatgtattaatattatgtatccaagagtatatttttagacaaactttacaaaatatataaataacattgtgATGTGGTTTCATGAATTTAGTTAGTAGATAACTAACACGGATGGCCAATCATAacataaagataaatattctGCTTAAATACAACTTCTTTAAAAAACTAGACTTACATTTTTTCTTAGCACCAGCAGTTGTGGTAGCAGCAGCTTTCCAGCAGTTGTGGTAAGCTAGAGACATAATGTAAAgaaagtaatatatttaaaaaaaaatatttaaatgtgtaatctatgataatattatactCCTATActctatataaatttttaccaaataataatattctatgtCAGTTATATTGTGTGATgtatataattctattaaaactgCTAATTTCAGAGAGATAACATGAGTATAAACGATAATGTTCTTCATGCTAgcttcaaatataaaattaaaaaagtggtTTCATGCCTGTCCACATGTATATTCCCGGACAAAATCACATATCCTATTGATGAAACTATGGTGAGTATTAGTGTAACATATATAATGATTgctttctttatatataaatatgcagTTCTTTGGTTGTAACTATTATTGTTCTATGGGGGTTAGAACCcaggaaataaaataacataaactttGAATATTGTTCTTAGGTGCATAATGGCCCACCACATACCTCCAATTATGGCTACAGTTATGCTAAAAGGATGATTGATGTTTTGAACAGGTACTTTATCTTTTGtcacattaaaatacattaccaTAGATTACACAAAAATGCAGAAATAACAACATTAatcagtttattttaatttccgtATCTTTGTGGTAAATACATCATCATAGATAAATAGGTAATTCTAGAAGTCTTAcatttttgagtctaaggagAATTCAGGACCTAGACCTAAGTATATAGgcactaaagtatttctgaaccaattcttCTTAGGGACCTTCAAAGAATTCCAATTAAATGAAATGCTGGCAACATTTAGTAGTGTAAGTTTACATGAGTATCACATAACAAATGGTGAGCCTCCATTTgtcccctattttataaaaaattaatacgtttttgaGACACTGGCGACATGTTGACACTCATAATTGGTAATTCCTTATcaggttttatattttatggaaGGGAATTGCAtctatacacatttttttttaatttcagaggTTACCATGATCAGCATGGCTGTATGTTCACATCAGTGATTCCATGTAATATATTTGGTCCAAATGACAATTTTTCTCTCACATCAAGTCATGTCATACCCGCGCTTATACGAAGAATGGACGATGCTATGATAAatggtatataaaaaaatgaaactgtattaacacacaaaatattacacactTTCAGATTTTGATAGACAAAAGGTATCAGATTGTTGCAAATCATGGGGCTTATTTTCAGCCAGTCTTGGTTCCACTatactttattgtaaatgcCAAACGCTatgcaaaaatgtatttaaacagaCGCACTACaatcttttaggtctgggcatcCCAAAGCtgttttacgtttttttttctcgactttttgttaattgcgCAAATAGTAAAATCTATTAACTCTTAGGAGTTgtaaagaaacaatttttatggTTTCAGATGACAAAACATTCTCAGTATGGGGAAGCGGGGCTCCATTacgtcaatttatttattcattggaTATCGCTAAGTTGTTTGTGTGGACTTTGAGATATTACCAAAGTATTGAACCACTCATTTTATCAGGTAAAAAGGAAACAGAGTCCTTGTCCAACGTGACGTCtgttttctattgtttttggtattaggaaaatatttttactaatctgTGAAGCCCTATAAAATGCTATAATGCATtacaataacatattaataGTATCTAAAACTACacgaaacattttaaaagagtaaaaGTGTATGGAGagaataatttatactttaaaactaTCATATATAAGCGAAATATTAATCATATTCATTTAGGTTGTATTTGTCTTATGCGTTacacatatattattcattatcggtatttattttcacaattttttatctatcttGCCCTTGTCGATTTCCATCACTTGGCAGACTAAGAGTCTATACACGAATAAAATCAGAGGCAATATCTGGGTATTGGTGGGGAGCATCCTAGATCGCGTCATGTGTAGGCAAATCGTAACTTAACAGGTGGTGTAGAGTGCTCTTGCCGATACTAACTACGAGTCGATTTCATTCCCACCACCATTATCCCTATATCGCCACTGATTTTAGCGCTAAAGTCGTTTTTGAGACTTAATCCCGTATTCTAGAACGTTATTCGTTAAATCTAGTTCAATGAGCTGTCAAACCGTTTATTCTGTTTGAAGTTTGACAGCGTTCTAGAATATAGACCTTAAATCTTATACAGTTTAACATTTCAGTGGATGAAGAAGACGAGGTTTCTATTAGCAAAGCAGCCGAAGCTATTAAGAAAGCTCACGGTTTTAACGGtgaaattatatatgataCTAGCAAAGCGGATGGTCAGTATAAAAAGACTGCATCTAATAGGAAATTGCGTTCATTGTATCAGGATTTCAGCTTTACGCCGTTTGAGCAAGCCATTCAGGAGACAGTCACgtggtttaaaaataatagggAAAGTGCtaggttataataaattatttattggtgtttttgttttattcaatacacAACGAAAGTTCCTTAAAGTATTTTTCCCAACTAGGTTTAAGCTAGCGCTTAAGGGTCGCACAACTCCAAAACGGttctttccattttttgtcatcgtttcaTGAAGTATGGCAAATGGAcaaaatatatggtggagtCGAGTAATTTAcgtatccattttgaaagatcgatacacgatttaaataacttcgctgtatagaaaaaaaaacaaacagccaatttttgacactttgaattcattttatgacgaaaatatatagaacataattttgaaatttacacgatctattttatcgcaagccaagtaatccattttagaaaaaaaatgttaaagttacattaatttaatgatttacgtaactaattgttattacgggccggcgcTCCAGCTCTCCGTACTACCGCACTCCACCTCGAGACACTGACACATCAATGCATGTTGGGATAGGGCCTTAAGGTTAACAGTTTAACCTGTTTGTGATATTGTTGTAGCTAAATAGCAGCTCAGTTTCAGAATCAGACGTTAAGAGAATAGGAAATTTCACCCGCATCACCTCGACGGCCGTCGTTCCATAgcctgagcgttttttaaggcagttttgctTGCTGCGCACCTCCACTATGTGGAATTAGCTACCCActagtatttccaaaccaattcaacttagggtccttgaAGATAAGTGTTGCAAtacttaaaaagccggcaccGCACTTGCCGCTTTCTGTCTATATATATCACTTTTATTCAGACGAGCCTCCTAATCTGCCCCTTGttctataaatgaaaaataatattagtattctAGAACGTTATTATCTATTTGCTTACAAGCTCGTGGGTAAAATTCGTAggtgtatgtatgtttgtccTGACATTTCTCGGAGACTAAGACATATCTAGATGATTCTGTTTGATTTTAAGTCCGCTTTTGGAGGGGATATCTTAGGTTTCGCTTCTATAATTGTCTGTATTAACAAAGCAATGTCTTCAGATTATGTAGACAATAAAACAAGAACtcaaattacaattatgtacttatataatatatattttaatacatgatCTAATTATTCTCATTATATAAACCgaattattaaattgcaaCTCCTTGTTCGTCATAGGTGACAAATATCTTCTCAATCGCGTTTATGTAGGCGGCGGTTCTCACGTCTATACCCAAATTGTGCGCA containing:
- the LOC123712431 gene encoding GDP-L-fucose synthase, with protein sequence MGSRKEKVILVTGGTGLVGQAIKTIVEEERKLGSQDVLNETWIFCGSRNVDLRKKDETEAFFEKEKPTHVIHLAAMVGGLFHNMAHNLDFFRDNMSINDNVLHASFKYKIKKVVSCLSTCIFPDKITYPIDETMVHNGPPHTSNYGYSYAKRMIDVLNRGYHDQHGCMFTSVIPCNIFGPNDNFSLTSSHVIPALIRRMDDAMINDDKTFSVWGSGAPLRQFIYSLDIAKLFVWTLRYYQSIEPLILSVDEEDEVSISKAAEAIKKAHGFNGEIIYDTSKADGQYKKTASNRKLRSLYQDFSFTPFEQAIQETVTWFKNNRESARL